The sequence ggctatgcaaaatgacggTACTCAATACCAATAGCGTCATCGGAATTGCGAAGGTTTCAGCCGGAGTGAcacgctgtcgtgtgacttctttaacctgatgctggaaaagatcgcgTGAGTCACAGAACTTAATCGCCCAGAAACGtggacaacatccgatgagacgtcccttggagtgtttgagagaaagattccgcCGAAGTTTTTTGGACATTCGCATGTTGACGGCGGCGAATATCTCAGGTGATGAAACGATGAGATTTACGATGGcatagacataacgcagcgaataaagatccagcggctacgttagctgggtcatgtcgtccgaatggatacaaacgctccggctctgaatgtattcgatgcgttaccagcagaggaagaggaaagcctccttgcgttggaaaggtcaagtggagaaggacttggattcactAGGCGTGTCCAACTGGGgagagaaacgactgacgcgctttgttaaactcggccaaaatcgcttaagcggttatcgtgccaatcaagaagaagaagaagaagaaggaggtTAGGTGACTCGCCTTATGGTGCGAATAAAGGTCTACAAAATTGAAGGTTGTAGTACAAttgtctcctgactgagtgcctGAACTTGTCCAactccccacaaatctaatctaaaatcttaaatgtataaaaaataaaaaacatgtagAACTGTGTAATTTTTGTGTGCTGTGCAATAAATGTAAGTCAGCGCTAGCGATTTCGAGAAAGCCAGTTGCAAACAGTTTagtgtaaaaaaatgtcaagttcAGTTAACGTACGGATCTATATGCATTTATTACGACTCAACGATTCCAGCCAGTTTCTATTACCGGCGTCCACTGCTGCAAACCGCCAACATTTAAGAATTTCTGATATGCGACAATGTTGCTGCCTCATTTCTTGGGTTTGTTGACAATTCCAATTAGCAGCAACTTTCGACTTTTCTCGAGTCTCAGCGTGCCTCTCGCCAGTTGAAGAATGAAAGATATGAATTTATTCTCGTACACTCATTGCTCAACCTACAGCGAATAGTTTGTAAGCCCAAATGGTGTATTGAAGGATTTAGTTGATGTTCAGGTGCTTCTGTGAAGGGACGCGTGCGCGCTTTATATTGTCTTTTAAGAAACtcagtagcaaaaaaaattaataataaaaaaaaaaataaaaataaaataaaaataaaaaagtaataataaaaaaaaaaaattaaaaaaaataaaaataataaaaaagtggatagGAAATTGAGTTCAATGTGATTATAAAATGGCATTAAAACAAATTACAGGTTTATTCATAGGAATTTATAGTTTACTATGGCATTGCAATTTGTGcgatgcttcggcatttttccCAACTAATTCTGCGTACGGTGTAagtgttaaaaattataaaaaataaaaatttaatgctttCTAATCAAATAACTGTTTCCTGTGGTTGAATGTAGATTTTTGCCGCCATTGCAGTGCCCTTAGAGTTGCCGCATCGCAACGTCTTCATCTCGTACAATTTCGAAGCGAACTACAATTTACCCTACACGTACAATATACCGCCAATCGCGGTGCGTAATATAGTGCTGATAACACTTTAAAACCAAATACATTATTGGTGCTGGAAATGAACATTACGCACAATTTTAAGTGtgaattttttcttgatttcaACACTGATTTGGCCTTCGCATTCTCATTTTAGACTGGCATTGATTACGAAGATATATTTAGTCAAGGTGAGGCATCACGTCAAATGTCTCAGACAGAGGTTTGTGCCAATTGCACCCATTCgaccacagcaacaacaacaaagcctgCAGCGAATGCAACAAGTGATGGAAGAGAAGGTGCGCAACGACGACGACGGCGAAAAAGTATGGTGAATTCATTATTAACGCGCACACATTTCTATCACATACTCAAGGATAAATTTGAGAGGTGAGTAACGCGCCATTTTGATGGATTAATTGCGTAATTTTGCACAAAAGATCTGCACAGTGTTATAAaaggataaataaataaataaataagtggcGGGTAAACTTCTGTTAGGAAAAGGCCTCGATAGTCtaacgtaagtgcactagcctgccctCCCAGAAGTAGTGGGTTCCTTCAattccattcctcaaccccaaaaacttatcctttccatccttactcccgctcaatagtctgcgcattatttgttgctaaacaagcaaaaaacaaagaaaaacacacagttacacattgcatcagtggctcCTGCAAGAGGAGAGCTCTGACagcgccatggtgcagatccaaattaGTCAACTCTTGTAAGAAAAGATCAAATACCATGGGTGtgtaggtaacatttctctgatctagaTTCCAAGGCATAGaaacatagagagaaatgaaattgctgatgaacttgcTAGGAAGGAGACATCAGAGACCTCCAACCCGGCCATTGACATcgccctgacagttgttaaaggcgAATTGCACAACCTATTTCTTAGGAAAGCTcaaaaaagatggagctccatttcttcatgcgtCATTTCGAAAACTCTCTGGCCTCAGTACAATAAACGGAGGACTCAcgtcctcgccattcaatttttaaGCTCGAAGCTgggtttaccggtcattggacgatggACACATACGCGGAAAAGCTATGGTTTATCGTTTCACTCCCATTGTAGAATGTTTTgggaacctttcagagaaggtgTTATGCACTTTCTCTATTAATGTGCGGGCtcggcagctagacgattaaggccactgggtgctcctttcttcgacagcctaggacagtgcgccaaccttaatcccttctccattacatcaacagctctggttgtcTGTAGAAATCTTCCCGTTCGATGCCTCAtactggtatcaaaacggcgatgTAGTACTACTTGCATAGATGTGCATAGATATGAACCCAAAACTATACATCTGTATGGGTCTTTGGAGGTGATCCAAATCCAACAGAAGTTGTTCAGAATATGTCGCCTCAGTGTCATTAGAATATGTAGAGCAGTGTTCTGGGAATAATGAAAAATCCGTTGGAGGAGatgaattatttttcatcaccatAATGCCAACAAGTTAGTTTTAATGCTCAAAAATTATGGATCACATGCCGAAAAGTCCTGCTTTGGCTGCCAGTGATTTCTCTGTATTAGTGCagaccaaaaataaaatgcaagttcaCGTTTTATGGCAACTGAAGAAGCGGTTGATGTGTTTGCACCAATTTTTTGGTTCCAATAGTGAACTTCATGGTTATTATTTCGAAAACCGATAAGGCATTTTGGAACTTGAAGTATAAATATTCATTACTGAAAACTTAAGTATCAACCCTCGCATGAACTATATTTAGTTCTATCGCTTACATTCACACCACATAAATTTTCTAACCAGAAACTAAGACTTGCTTCTgagcatttaatttaatttttcttatgtaaatccaactttttattttttaattgcagaAGAGGCTACAGCGGCGAACCCTGTCTGTTGCGTTTGATTTGCGAGACGAATTCCTCTGGTCTCGCTGAGGTTAACGGCGTTCTGGGCACATTAGtgcatataattttttcgtaAGCGACCTTAGTtcaaatggaaatattttattattattaaattttgtcaaaattttcagCCCAAGCACATCTGCAAACGAAAATCTTCCACTTTCTTACTATCAAGCCGAGATGGACGGCGCTCATGGGATGTGCGAACACTACGCGACCGAATGCGAAGAGAACCCATTAGACCTGATTTCAGCGCCGCTTGGTGATATTATCGATGATTTAATGGGCGGTTAATAGAGTGAAGATTGTAAAGAATTGAATATATGTAAATCAAtactgaaaacatatttttagtcTCAGTGGTGTGACAATTATTTGCGACATGAATCTGAAGCGAGGTATTTTTCGTCACACAATTGAAGTTGGTTTTATGGGCTCGCTAGAATTTGAGTACATCCACTTATGGTAGTACGCAGATTGCTTTCTTGTAATGCCAAATCGAATAGTGTTCTCACAGAATATGCTAATTGAGACTAGTCACTTCGGCCTTCGTGAAGTCAGTCAGCCTCagtcttataaaaaatgtcTTGAAGTGGTTACACTTTTTGACTTTTCCGAAACATTACTTTCTTCCTTTCTTGTATTTAGCCCTCGAGGTACGTTTTTTCACTGCATCAGTTAATACAGAATTGAAACTTTGTTAAGCATTCGATGAAATTTCTCCCACAATCACCTTGTAAGACCTGATTTGTATGCCTTCAGGAGGCATCGGGCTGCggttataacttttttgttttaaattaattaggtTAAGTAATACAGCGGCCACCGTCACCGAttgggttggtgagtgactaccatttagaattcagagaggacgtaggttcgaatctccgtgaaacaccaaaatggagaacaagttttttctaaaagcggtcgctcctcggcaggcaatagcaaatcgccaagtgtatttctgctttgaaaaaatacctgccgttcggagtcggcttgaaactgtaggtacctccatttgtggaacaacatcaagatgcacgccacaaatagaaggaggagctcccCCAGGGtgtattgaattttttcgtTTGGAAAAAGgtatatacaggtatcccttgtataacgcgatagttacgtttcagaagaattgcgcgttatgtaattccgcgttatctaaaacatagtcttcatataaatttgggggttatgttccaataggttttttttaaataaaatacatacaaaataagagatgcacatatatttcaactcaatactaaagttcagactttcttatacaattaaaaacacaagatatgaataataataatatacatatgtacatacatatttcaaaattcaaaaaacaaaatttaaataattatgtgcacattaaaaaatttaaaaacaaactaaaacaaattaaaggtttattaaaaactttattgctattcttcaaacttcttatggtaattaatctgtttcactgtcttcaaagatctttgcacgtgggcgttttgggggagcaatagcttcatcagaagatatttcgtcaacatagttttcgctattggataagaaactagttgtgggaccttgtggttcttctaccggttttataattgcaaaatctgttgtcagtttttggtgggtggtttttttaagctccttttctggtatactcacacatgttgtgaaggtaaaaaagggtaattcccggtttacattaaaaatacattacatattatatatatgtggtacgcaaattagcgttaccagattttataattatgtattttccccttcgcgttgtactgaaacctaatttttccaaatcgcgttatatcgaaaccgcgttgtataaaaccgcgttatacaagggatacctgtatatataaatattaacttACAATATTTAATAACGCATTAGGTAGTAAGTAAGGCCGTGGCAATTACGGAAAAAGTGTTCCTAAACGGAGCGAccattttcgtaaaattttctttgcatTAAGTTAGATTAGGTTAAGGTGGTAGTTGTTCTGTACGACCAACAGACTTCGACCTTATAGCTCCGTTGTGAgcccactgtgcgacacgggaacc is a genomic window of Anastrepha ludens isolate Willacy chromosome 6, idAnaLude1.1, whole genome shotgun sequence containing:
- the LOC128867009 gene encoding uncharacterized protein LOC128867009, with protein sequence MALKQITGLFIGIYSLLWHCNLCDASAFFPTNSAYGIFAAIAVPLELPHRNVFISYNFEANYNLPYTYNIPPIATGIDYEDIFSQGEASRQMSQTEVCANCTHSTTATTTKPAANATSDGREGAQRRRRRKSMVNSLLTRTHFYHILKDKFERSGYSGEHCLLRLICETNSSGLGEVNGVLGTLVHIIFSPSTSANENLPRSYYQAEMDGAHGMCEHYAPECEENPLDLISAPLGDIIDDLMVQCDYKMALKQITGLFIGIYSLLWHCNLCDASAFFPTNSAYGIFAAIAVPLELPHRNVFISYNFEANYNLPYTYNIPPIATGIDYEDIFSQGEASRQMSQTEVCANCTHSTTATTTKPAANATSDGREGAQRRRRRKSMVNSLLTRTHFYHILKDKFERRGYSGEPCLLRLICETNSSGLAEVNGVLGTLVHIIFSPSTSANENLPLSYYQAEMDGAHGMCEHYATECEENPLDLISAPLGDIIDDLMGG